In one Cloacibacillus porcorum genomic region, the following are encoded:
- a CDS encoding Fe-S-containing hydro-lyase, producing the protein MIEVKHIRLPLSDEDVEALHAGDIVRLSGKILVGRDAAHKRISEAFKDGGEPPFSIDNEVIYYAGPAPTPPGAVIGPIGPTTSGRMDPYTPLLLSKGLRGMIGKGKRTSEVLEAVREHKAVYFGATGGTAVLLADSVKSAERVAYDDLGPEAVLRLEVEDMPLVVLADCHGGNLYESGPEEARESFL; encoded by the coding sequence ATGATTGAGGTCAAGCATATAAGACTGCCGCTCAGCGACGAGGATGTGGAGGCGCTCCACGCCGGAGATATAGTGAGGCTTTCGGGGAAGATTCTTGTGGGACGCGACGCGGCGCACAAGAGGATCTCGGAGGCCTTTAAGGACGGCGGCGAGCCTCCTTTTTCCATCGATAATGAAGTGATTTATTACGCGGGGCCCGCGCCTACGCCTCCCGGGGCGGTGATCGGTCCCATCGGACCGACGACGAGCGGCCGTATGGACCCCTATACGCCTCTGCTGCTCTCGAAGGGGCTGCGCGGCATGATCGGCAAAGGAAAGCGCACGTCGGAGGTGCTGGAGGCTGTCAGAGAGCATAAGGCCGTATATTTCGGCGCTACGGGCGGTACGGCGGTACTGCTTGCGGATTCGGTAAAGAGTGCCGAGCGCGTCGCCTACGACGATCTTGGCCCCGAGGCGGTCCTGCGGCTTGAGGTTGAGGATATGCCGCTTGTAGTGCTCGCCGACTGCCACGGGGGAAATCTCTACGAGAGCGGCCCTGAGGAGGCACGTGAGAGCTTTTTGTAA
- a CDS encoding TAXI family TRAP transporter solute-binding subunit encodes MNKATKMILSLGAALAFTAAALPAAAAQFVNIGTGPTGGTYYPVGAGIAKIWNSGITDMRANAQSSGGTRNNIQLMETGEAQVIFADGLYYDAYNGRDSYKGTPKKFMRAMAPLYPEAIHIVVRKGSGIKSLADLRGRRVSVGAVGGSVELTSDNLFKNAGIDPADIKKDHLGHSESVAALQDRQIDAAITVGAIGISSVVEPMTLGIAELIDVPDAVVKKMIETTPYFAPLTIPAGSYKGQTRDVKTFSSPNILAVDEKLDEAAVYEMTKALFRHKGDLVVISARMNAMDPKHVKDIRIPLHPGALKFYREIGAVK; translated from the coding sequence ATGAACAAGGCAACAAAAATGATATTGTCACTGGGAGCGGCCTTGGCGTTTACGGCCGCCGCGCTTCCGGCGGCGGCCGCACAGTTTGTAAATATTGGCACTGGTCCCACCGGCGGGACCTATTATCCTGTAGGCGCGGGTATCGCGAAGATCTGGAATTCCGGCATCACGGATATGAGGGCGAACGCCCAGTCCAGCGGCGGTACCCGCAACAATATCCAGCTGATGGAAACCGGAGAGGCGCAGGTTATCTTTGCCGACGGCCTTTATTATGACGCCTATAACGGGCGGGACAGCTACAAGGGTACGCCAAAGAAGTTTATGCGCGCGATGGCTCCGCTATATCCCGAGGCGATACATATCGTCGTGCGTAAAGGCTCCGGCATAAAGAGTCTTGCCGACCTCAGGGGCAGGAGGGTCTCGGTTGGCGCCGTCGGCGGAAGCGTGGAGCTTACCTCCGACAACCTTTTTAAAAACGCCGGCATCGACCCCGCGGATATCAAAAAGGATCATCTGGGACACAGCGAGTCGGTGGCGGCGCTGCAGGACAGGCAGATAGACGCGGCGATCACGGTGGGGGCGATCGGCATTTCAAGCGTTGTGGAACCAATGACGCTGGGGATTGCCGAACTTATTGATGTTCCCGACGCGGTCGTTAAAAAGATGATCGAGACGACGCCATATTTTGCGCCGCTAACGATACCGGCTGGAAGCTACAAGGGGCAGACTCGCGACGTTAAGACCTTCAGCAGCCCGAACATCCTCGCGGTTGACGAGAAGCTTGACGAGGCTGCCGTATATGAAATGACGAAGGCTCTCTTCCGGCATAAGGGGGATTTGGTGGTGATCAGCGCCAGGATGAACGCCATGGACCCGAAGCATGTGAAGGATATCAGAATACCGCTGCACCCCGGAGCCCTTAAATTTTACCGGGAGATCGGCGCGGTGAAATAG
- a CDS encoding TAXI family TRAP transporter solute-binding subunit, which yields MKNFIKLVLVTALIFSFAASASAATFINIGTGSTGGTYYPVGAAMAKVWNSSISGMKANAQSTGGTAQNLALLGKGEAEVIFADGLYFFAYEGKGAFEGKAMKNLCGLAPLYAEPIHFLVAKGSNIKSIKDLKGKRVSVGAVGSGTEVTVRTLLKANGIDPDKDIKAENLGLSDTASAFADKNIDAGLTVGALGIAGVVEIATLGTAELRDFEPEVIDKLCKELPYYLPFDIPANTYKGQTKPVKAMASWNVLITNDKLDTDTAYQMTKALYEKKQDILNVSSRLSSMSPENLKYIQVPIHPGALKYYKEIGAVK from the coding sequence ATGAAGAATTTCATCAAACTGGTATTGGTAACGGCTCTCATCTTCTCATTTGCGGCCTCGGCTTCGGCGGCGACTTTCATCAACATCGGCACCGGCTCTACGGGAGGAACATACTACCCGGTCGGCGCGGCGATGGCTAAGGTTTGGAACTCCAGCATTTCCGGTATGAAGGCAAATGCCCAGTCTACCGGCGGCACGGCGCAGAACCTCGCGCTGCTCGGCAAGGGTGAGGCTGAGGTGATCTTTGCGGACGGGCTTTATTTCTTCGCCTATGAGGGTAAGGGAGCCTTTGAGGGCAAAGCGATGAAAAACCTCTGCGGTCTCGCGCCCCTCTACGCGGAGCCGATACATTTCCTTGTTGCCAAGGGCAGCAATATAAAGAGCATCAAAGACCTTAAGGGCAAGCGCGTCTCTGTCGGCGCCGTCGGCAGCGGTACGGAGGTAACGGTCCGTACCCTTCTCAAGGCAAACGGCATTGACCCGGACAAGGACATCAAAGCCGAAAATCTCGGACTCTCCGACACCGCCTCCGCCTTCGCCGATAAGAATATCGACGCCGGTCTTACGGTAGGCGCGCTTGGCATCGCCGGCGTGGTGGAGATCGCGACGCTTGGCACCGCTGAGCTTCGTGATTTCGAGCCGGAAGTGATAGACAAGCTTTGCAAGGAGCTTCCCTATTATCTGCCCTTCGATATTCCCGCGAACACCTATAAGGGACAGACAAAACCCGTCAAGGCGATGGCGAGCTGGAACGTCCTCATAACGAACGATAAGCTCGACACCGATACAGCCTATCAGATGACGAAGGCCCTCTATGAGAAGAAGCAGGACATCCTTAATGTCTCCTCAAGACTTTCCTCAATGTCGCCCGAGAACCTGAAATACATCCAGGTTCCGATTCATCCCGGCGCCCTTAAGTATTACAAAGAGATCGGCGCGGTGAAATAA
- a CDS encoding TRAP transporter permease produces MEDKKHSKSLLEDVSMDEAQVSSLVEKYDAESRYRRLTGAQGLFISLWLAAMALFHLYTAGIATMPITIQRAVHLTFAIVAVFILFPATKKSSKLKTPWYDWLLAIAAGCVTGYIVFFFNDIARRGAEPIDYEIYLGIAAILLVLEAGRRVVGNVLPCMSVIFLAYCYFGNYAPGIFQIRGYSLSRIIQHMYLTPEGIFGLALGVSATFVIVFIIFGAYLSQSGGAKFFNELALAIAGSKPGGPAKVAVVASGLLGTINGSSVANVATTGTFTIPLMKRVGYAPYYAGAVEACASTGGQLMPPIMGAGAFIMSEFLNIPYLSIAAAAIIPALIYYTAIFTNVHIRARKKKLRGIPKSDLPSVREVMRSDGHLLVPVIVVIITLLMKYTPLRAGFIGVVAVIIVSSLKKNTRMTLKDNFNALVEGARGGLGVALACALVGFIVGTSSLTSLGLTISNNIIDISGGNLVLTLVMAMVACLVLGMGLPTTANYIVCSTIIAPALIGMKVLPLSAHLFVFYFGIMADLTPPVCLAAFTGAGIAGASPAKTGMTATRIALASYLLPYCFVYNPMLLLQNVEIVDLTVLVVSALFGVITLAGSFEGWFFRDLKTYERVVFGILALLSIYHDFWISVAAMAGIVVVMFYFRKSARDDSSSEDLEGASA; encoded by the coding sequence ATGGAAGATAAAAAACACAGTAAATCTCTATTGGAAGATGTCAGTATGGACGAGGCGCAGGTAAGCAGCCTCGTGGAAAAATATGACGCGGAGAGCCGCTACCGCAGGCTGACGGGCGCGCAGGGATTATTTATCTCGCTATGGCTCGCCGCCATGGCGCTCTTTCACCTCTACACCGCCGGTATCGCGACAATGCCCATCACCATTCAGCGCGCGGTGCACCTTACCTTTGCGATCGTCGCCGTATTCATCCTGTTCCCAGCGACGAAAAAATCCTCAAAGCTGAAAACTCCGTGGTACGACTGGCTGTTGGCCATTGCCGCCGGCTGTGTTACGGGCTACATCGTCTTCTTTTTCAACGATATTGCGCGCCGCGGCGCCGAACCGATCGATTATGAGATATACCTTGGTATCGCCGCGATCCTGCTGGTGCTGGAGGCTGGCCGCCGTGTCGTTGGGAACGTCCTGCCCTGTATGAGCGTGATTTTCCTGGCCTATTGCTATTTCGGAAATTATGCGCCGGGTATATTCCAGATACGCGGCTACTCCCTGAGCCGCATCATACAGCATATGTACCTGACGCCCGAGGGAATCTTCGGTTTGGCGCTTGGCGTCTCGGCTACCTTTGTCATCGTGTTTATAATATTCGGCGCCTATCTGTCGCAGAGCGGCGGCGCTAAATTCTTCAACGAACTTGCGCTCGCCATCGCCGGCAGCAAACCGGGAGGCCCCGCCAAGGTGGCGGTCGTCGCCTCGGGGCTGCTCGGCACGATAAATGGCTCCTCTGTCGCCAACGTCGCCACAACGGGAACCTTCACCATCCCGCTCATGAAGCGGGTCGGCTACGCTCCCTACTATGCCGGAGCCGTTGAGGCCTGCGCCTCGACCGGCGGCCAGCTGATGCCGCCGATCATGGGGGCGGGAGCTTTCATCATGAGCGAGTTCCTCAACATTCCCTACCTCTCGATCGCCGCGGCGGCGATTATCCCCGCCCTCATCTATTACACGGCGATATTCACAAACGTCCATATCAGGGCCCGCAAAAAGAAGCTGCGCGGTATACCTAAGAGCGACCTGCCGTCGGTAAGAGAGGTAATGAGAAGCGATGGTCATCTGCTGGTACCGGTGATCGTCGTCATCATCACGCTGCTGATGAAATATACCCCGCTGAGAGCCGGTTTTATCGGCGTTGTAGCGGTTATCATCGTGAGCTCTCTGAAAAAAAATACACGGATGACGCTGAAGGATAATTTCAACGCGCTTGTGGAGGGCGCCCGCGGCGGTCTTGGCGTGGCGCTGGCCTGCGCGCTCGTGGGATTCATCGTCGGCACCTCGTCGCTGACCTCGCTGGGGCTTACAATTTCCAACAACATAATTGATATATCCGGCGGGAACTTGGTATTGACGCTGGTTATGGCGATGGTCGCCTGCCTCGTGCTCGGGATGGGGCTGCCTACGACGGCAAACTATATCGTCTGCAGTACGATCATCGCCCCGGCACTGATCGGCATGAAGGTGCTACCGCTCTCGGCGCATCTCTTCGTCTTCTACTTCGGCATCATGGCCGACTTGACGCCGCCGGTATGTCTTGCCGCCTTCACCGGCGCGGGCATCGCGGGCGCGAGCCCGGCGAAGACCGGTATGACGGCGACGCGGATCGCGCTGGCCTCTTACCTGCTGCCCTACTGCTTCGTCTACAATCCAATGCTGCTGCTGCAGAATGTTGAAATTGTGGATCTTACGGTCCTTGTAGTATCGGCGCTGTTTGGCGTTATCACGCTTGCCGGTTCGTTCGAAGGCTGGTTCTTCCGGGATCTTAAAACCTATGAACGGGTCGTATTCGGTATACTCGCGCTGCTTTCCATCTATCACGACTTCTGGATCAGCGTCGCCGCGATGGCCGGCATCGTCGTCGTGATGTTCTATTTCAGAAAGAGCGCCCGCGATGATTCCTCTTCGGAGGATTTAGAGGGAGCTTCCGCGTAG
- a CDS encoding AbrB family transcriptional regulator, which produces MSSQFYTIFAVVLGSGIGYKLNFPAGAMVGGLLGGLIVKAFFTMGLDPKIDWLSYLSQALVAYVLVRGSDFSSLKELPKYLPAAIAYSLLLLVFTLGLAWFFARFCNMDFLTSLFATTPGGLTGIAVVAVDIGANPAISVLFNICRIVTVLVVVPILANIIVRH; this is translated from the coding sequence ATGTCTTCGCAATTTTATACAATATTCGCCGTCGTTCTCGGCAGCGGAATCGGCTATAAATTAAATTTCCCCGCCGGCGCGATGGTGGGCGGCCTTCTCGGAGGCCTCATAGTCAAAGCTTTTTTCACGATGGGGCTTGACCCGAAGATAGACTGGCTTTCCTATCTTTCCCAGGCGCTTGTGGCCTACGTTCTGGTCCGCGGAAGTGATTTTTCATCCTTAAAGGAATTGCCCAAGTATCTTCCCGCGGCGATCGCCTACAGCCTGCTGCTTCTCGTTTTTACGCTTGGGCTGGCCTGGTTCTTTGCCCGCTTCTGCAACATGGACTTTCTTACCTCGCTCTTCGCGACGACGCCGGGCGGTCTCACCGGTATTGCCGTGGTGGCGGTGGATATCGGCGCGAATCCCGCGATCTCCGTATTATTCAATATTTGCCGGATTGTCACCGTGCTCGTTGTGGTGCCGATACTCGCCAATATAATAGTACGACACTGA
- a CDS encoding lysophospholipid acyltransferase family protein, with product MAQSQPFIWHSLNMFRKLVCALPHEKAVALGGALGSLVARFSVRKVSEAQERCAKILGVPRERAREIVLGSYNHFGRAAAEFARMPVMADKMDSLVSSSGHEYIVEAVESKRGAILATAHIGNWEYAACWLAHQGLPINSLGTDQRDDRITELIKELRRAGGSKALGKANDLRAMMKALQNGEIIAVPVDQDAKRAGVVSPFLGSPASTPVGPAKLAAKLGCDVIPGICVRRPDGITFEMKFYPPMKGRNGEPFGKDIQASTDDLNAVISEGIRAYPDQWMWMYPRWESVERGTFDDCWD from the coding sequence ATGGCACAAAGTCAGCCTTTTATATGGCACTCGCTCAATATGTTCAGAAAACTGGTATGCGCGCTGCCGCACGAAAAGGCGGTCGCGCTTGGCGGCGCTCTCGGTTCCCTCGTCGCCCGCTTCTCCGTCCGTAAGGTCTCCGAGGCGCAGGAGCGCTGTGCGAAGATACTCGGCGTGCCGCGCGAAAGGGCGCGGGAGATCGTGCTTGGCTCCTACAATCACTTTGGCCGCGCCGCCGCGGAGTTTGCGAGGATGCCGGTCATGGCGGATAAGATGGACTCTCTGGTCAGCAGCAGCGGCCACGAGTATATTGTTGAAGCGGTGGAATCTAAGCGAGGCGCAATACTTGCCACCGCGCATATCGGCAACTGGGAATACGCCGCCTGCTGGCTCGCCCATCAGGGGCTGCCGATAAATTCCCTTGGTACAGACCAGCGTGACGACCGTATCACCGAATTAATAAAAGAGCTGAGGCGCGCGGGCGGCTCGAAGGCGCTAGGTAAGGCCAACGACCTGAGAGCGATGATGAAGGCGCTGCAGAACGGCGAGATCATCGCCGTCCCTGTGGACCAGGACGCGAAAAGGGCGGGGGTGGTCTCGCCCTTTCTTGGCTCGCCGGCCAGCACTCCTGTAGGTCCCGCTAAGCTCGCCGCGAAGCTTGGCTGCGACGTCATTCCCGGTATCTGTGTACGCCGGCCTGACGGCATAACCTTCGAGATGAAGTTCTATCCGCCGATGAAGGGACGAAACGGCGAGCCTTTCGGCAAGGATATCCAGGCGAGCACGGACGACTTGAACGCCGTCATATCAGAGGGCATACGCGCCTATCCCGATCAGTGGATGTGGATGTATCCGCGCTGGGAATCCGTTGAGAGAGGCACCTTTGATGATTGCTGGGATTGA
- a CDS encoding SDR family NAD(P)-dependent oxidoreductase: MPKKRKIFLPFAPSCLAEISELIMEGEVYYTCADTETAAGLERRLNEIACCSGGCVTAEMTLEAIAPSVVSCAESLGAIEMLVYAPELTARGELFLDLVEEDFTAHTAALNGLFMLCKCALPYMMGGESPEIVIVRPRGQKNLTSDMYGAAVSAIAESMNNELAEYGVRVRLS, translated from the coding sequence ATGCCTAAGAAGAGAAAAATTTTTCTGCCCTTCGCCCCCTCCTGTCTTGCGGAAATATCTGAGCTGATTATGGAGGGAGAGGTCTACTATACCTGCGCTGACACGGAGACGGCGGCGGGTCTGGAGAGGCGGCTTAACGAAATCGCCTGCTGCTCGGGAGGCTGTGTAACGGCGGAGATGACGCTTGAGGCGATAGCGCCGTCGGTCGTCAGCTGTGCTGAAAGCCTGGGAGCCATTGAGATGCTCGTCTACGCGCCGGAGCTTACGGCGCGGGGAGAGCTCTTCCTCGACCTCGTTGAGGAGGACTTTACGGCGCACACGGCGGCGCTAAACGGGCTCTTTATGCTCTGCAAATGCGCTCTGCCCTATATGATGGGCGGCGAATCCCCCGAGATCGTCATCGTACGGCCGCGCGGGCAAAAAAACCTTACCTCCGACATGTACGGCGCGGCGGTCTCGGCTATCGCGGAGAGCATGAACAACGAGCTCGCGGAGTACGGCGTGCGCGTAAGGTTAAGCTGA
- a CDS encoding YerC/YecD family TrpR-related protein, with amino-acid sequence MSNQWKDEFTDQLCDSIVAITDRDEAYRFLEDVATFSEIKAFSQRLQVASLLIKGFSYPQIVQATGASTATISRVKKFVEYGADGYRDVLRKLEAMKASEDK; translated from the coding sequence ATGTCAAACCAGTGGAAAGACGAATTCACCGACCAGCTTTGCGATTCCATAGTCGCCATTACAGACCGTGACGAAGCATACCGTTTCCTTGAGGATGTCGCCACATTTTCGGAAATCAAAGCGTTCTCGCAGAGACTCCAGGTCGCCAGCCTTCTCATCAAGGGTTTTTCCTATCCGCAGATCGTACAGGCCACCGGAGCAAGCACCGCGACGATCAGCCGCGTAAAGAAATTTGTCGAATACGGCGCCGACGGCTACCGCGACGTGCTGCGTAAGCTCGAAGCGATGAAGGCAAGCGAAGATAAGTAA
- the proS gene encoding proline--tRNA ligase, translating to MAKNITPKEKDYSQWYLDVIRVAEMADYAPVRGCMVVRPTGYAVWELVQKHFDDAFKETGHVNAAFPLLIPQSFLSKEAEHVEGFAPECAVVTHAGGEELEEPLIVRPTSETVIGYMYSKWVQSWRDLPILINQWCNVMRWEKRPRLFLRTSEFLWQEGHTAHASKDEAVEETLRMLEVYRHIMTDYLALPVLEGEKTEGERFPGADNTYTCETMMSDKKALQAGTSHYLGQNFAKAFEIQFQNRDGEMEFAYTTSWGVSTRLIGAIIMTHADNDGLVLPPRIAPVKAVIIPISTSDEKIDKELMPKAAELKAALNEALGGRFVNVDTQFHMRPGDRFFSHLQKGVPLRLELGEKEYAAEKLRVVRRDTGEKIDIAWADAPTAIPALLDEIQRNLYNRALEFRLANTHRAENMEEFKRLLEEKGGFIEVFFGGSKADEKAIKEATGATPRCFPFAHAEERGKCFYTGKEGARKAIFAKAY from the coding sequence ATGGCTAAAAACATTACACCAAAGGAAAAAGATTATTCACAGTGGTATCTCGACGTTATCCGTGTCGCGGAAATGGCTGACTACGCGCCGGTAAGAGGCTGTATGGTCGTGCGGCCGACGGGCTACGCCGTATGGGAACTTGTGCAGAAACATTTTGACGACGCCTTCAAAGAGACCGGACATGTCAACGCCGCCTTCCCGCTGCTGATACCGCAGTCTTTCCTCTCCAAAGAGGCGGAGCATGTCGAAGGTTTTGCTCCCGAGTGCGCCGTCGTTACCCACGCGGGCGGCGAGGAGCTCGAGGAGCCGCTTATCGTGCGTCCCACCTCCGAGACCGTCATCGGCTATATGTACAGCAAATGGGTCCAGTCGTGGCGCGATCTGCCGATCCTGATAAATCAGTGGTGCAACGTCATGCGCTGGGAAAAGCGCCCGCGCCTCTTCCTCCGCACCTCGGAGTTCCTCTGGCAGGAGGGACATACGGCCCACGCGAGCAAAGATGAGGCCGTCGAGGAGACGCTGCGTATGCTCGAGGTCTATCGCCACATCATGACCGATTACCTCGCGCTGCCAGTTCTTGAGGGGGAGAAGACCGAGGGAGAGCGTTTCCCCGGAGCCGACAACACCTACACCTGCGAAACGATGATGAGCGATAAAAAGGCGCTGCAGGCCGGTACGAGCCACTACCTAGGGCAGAACTTCGCGAAGGCTTTTGAGATACAGTTCCAGAACAGGGACGGCGAAATGGAATTTGCCTATACAACAAGCTGGGGAGTCTCAACGCGCCTCATCGGGGCTATCATCATGACCCACGCGGATAACGACGGCCTCGTGCTGCCGCCGCGCATCGCCCCCGTCAAGGCGGTCATCATCCCCATCTCGACGAGCGACGAGAAGATCGACAAAGAGCTGATGCCGAAGGCCGCCGAACTCAAGGCGGCGCTCAACGAGGCGCTTGGCGGACGTTTCGTCAACGTAGACACCCAATTCCATATGCGCCCTGGCGACCGCTTCTTCTCGCACCTTCAGAAGGGCGTGCCGCTTCGCCTCGAACTTGGAGAAAAGGAATACGCGGCGGAGAAGCTGCGTGTCGTGCGCCGCGATACCGGCGAAAAGATAGACATCGCCTGGGCTGACGCGCCGACGGCGATCCCCGCGCTGCTTGACGAGATACAGCGGAACCTCTACAACCGCGCTCTTGAGTTCCGTCTTGCCAATACGCACAGGGCGGAAAACATGGAAGAATTCAAGCGGCTTCTGGAGGAGAAGGGCGGCTTCATCGAGGTGTTCTTCGGAGGTTCAAAAGCGGACGAAAAGGCCATCAAAGAGGCGACCGGCGCGACGCCGCGCTGCTTCCCCTTCGCCCACGCCGAGGAGCGCGGCAAATGCTTCTATACCGGCAAAGAGGGCGCTAGAAAGGCGATCTTCGCGAAGGCCTATTAA
- a CDS encoding TRAP transporter large permease, producing the protein MIYIALLILIACLTIGVPVPVSFMASCAWLIFFGGPDGAGYQATQLLPYGFTQMNSVSLIAIAMFILAGGIMERGKIAEKLIDMVDVFVGHIRGGLGIVAVVSCAVFGSICGAACATLSCIGAIMFPRLRSGGYPMGHACALMANASLLGLLIPPNATLIIFAWISGISVLACFLSTVGPGIITIILLSAINVWMLRNNKEVFVEVKRTGKERMEMFMKRGRLAIPALVMPVMVLGGIYGGVMTTTEASALAVLYCIPIGLFVYKGLNWKTLFNIIVESAITTGVIMVMLYSVSMLSRLYILEDLPGRVLHLFYSISTNPIIVMMMINVFLVLMGMLMDDISVVVLTTPILLPIIMDLGFNPVHYAAIVGVNTALGCITPPAAPVLYLSGRVGGAAINEIMSPALKFMVLCWIPVLLVTAYIPKVVLALPHLILGIPW; encoded by the coding sequence ATGATTTATATCGCGCTTCTCATACTCATCGCCTGCCTCACCATCGGCGTGCCGGTCCCCGTAAGTTTCATGGCCTCCTGCGCCTGGCTCATCTTCTTCGGCGGTCCGGACGGCGCTGGGTATCAGGCAACACAACTGCTCCCCTATGGCTTCACACAGATGAACTCAGTATCTCTCATCGCCATCGCGATGTTCATTCTCGCGGGCGGGATCATGGAACGCGGCAAGATCGCTGAAAAACTCATTGACATGGTCGACGTCTTTGTCGGTCATATCCGCGGCGGTCTCGGCATCGTCGCCGTAGTCTCCTGCGCCGTATTCGGCTCCATCTGCGGCGCGGCCTGCGCGACCCTCTCCTGTATCGGCGCAATCATGTTTCCGCGCCTCCGCTCCGGCGGTTACCCGATGGGACACGCATGCGCCCTGATGGCAAACGCCTCTTTGCTTGGACTGCTTATCCCGCCGAACGCGACGCTGATCATCTTCGCCTGGATAAGCGGCATCTCCGTCCTCGCCTGCTTCCTCTCCACCGTAGGGCCGGGAATAATCACCATTATCCTGCTCAGCGCCATCAATGTCTGGATGCTGCGCAACAATAAAGAGGTATTTGTCGAGGTAAAACGCACTGGCAAAGAGCGTATGGAGATGTTCATGAAACGCGGCCGCCTCGCCATACCGGCACTTGTCATGCCGGTAATGGTACTCGGGGGCATCTACGGCGGCGTCATGACGACGACCGAGGCCTCGGCCCTTGCCGTTCTCTACTGCATCCCGATCGGCCTCTTCGTCTACAAAGGGCTCAACTGGAAGACCCTTTTCAACATCATCGTCGAAAGCGCGATCACAACGGGCGTTATCATGGTCATGCTCTACTCCGTCTCGATGCTCTCGCGCCTTTACATCCTTGAGGATCTCCCCGGACGCGTACTGCACCTCTTCTATTCGATCTCGACCAACCCCATCATCGTCATGATGATGATCAACGTCTTCCTCGTGCTGATGGGAATGCTGATGGACGATATCAGCGTCGTCGTTTTGACTACGCCGATCCTGCTTCCGATCATCATGGACCTCGGCTTCAACCCGGTCCATTACGCGGCGATCGTCGGCGTGAACACCGCGCTCGGCTGTATCACGCCGCCTGCGGCGCCGGTCCTTTATTTAAGCGGACGAGTGGGCGGCGCGGCGATAAACGAGATCATGAGCCCCGCGCTGAAATTCATGGTCCTCTGCTGGATACCGGTACTGCTTGTGACCGCCTACATCCCGAAAGTAGTGCTCGCCCTGCCGCATCTCATCCTCGGCATTCCCTGGTAA
- a CDS encoding TRAP transporter small permease: MAANSERIEMAALMDDEVTGVRKPDNLFDKITVSFYSIVCFCMSMLLVLIISAATIMRYFLQMDLYGYEEWVKIFAFWLYFMGAGYGSFAGTHVSADLVQSYMRESRKKDAVIFIRTVITFGVTLLFTWYGWEFFIFGFMGPLGTFVALPRTVAWRIPLWTVYIAIFLGLLSMSWYFMLEMISAGKKLFLKEGGNRS; this comes from the coding sequence ATGGCAGCCAATTCCGAACGTATCGAAATGGCGGCGCTTATGGACGATGAGGTAACCGGCGTCCGTAAGCCTGATAATCTTTTTGATAAAATCACGGTCAGCTTCTACTCTATCGTCTGTTTCTGCATGTCGATGCTGCTTGTGCTGATCATCAGCGCGGCGACGATCATGCGCTATTTCCTCCAGATGGACCTCTACGGATATGAAGAATGGGTCAAGATCTTCGCCTTCTGGCTCTACTTTATGGGGGCCGGTTACGGCTCCTTCGCGGGTACACATGTATCGGCGGACCTGGTTCAGTCCTATATGCGCGAGAGCAGGAAGAAAGATGCGGTGATCTTCATCCGCACGGTCATCACCTTCGGTGTGACGCTGCTCTTTACCTGGTATGGCTGGGAATTTTTCATCTTCGGATTCATGGGGCCGTTGGGCACCTTCGTCGCGCTGCCGCGTACGGTGGCCTGGCGTATCCCCCTCTGGACGGTCTATATCGCGATATTCCTCGGTCTGCTCTCAATGTCGTGGTACTTTATGCTGGAAATGATCAGTGCAGGGAAAAAACTATTCCTTAAAGAGGGAGGAAACCGCTCATGA